TCGGCGACGGGCCGCATTCCCCTTGCTCGCATCCCCACAAAACCGTGGGGCCCCTGCTCGGTGGGTCATGCGACTACTCCCACTCCAGTGCTCCCTTCTTCCATTCGTAGATGAATCCCACGACCAGTATGCCGAGGAAAATCATCATGGCGACGAAACCGAACATGCCGATCTCGTCCAGCACGACAGCCCACGGGAAGAGAAATGCGATCTCGAGGTCGAAGAGAATGAAGAGAATCGCGACGAGATAGTAGCGGACGTCGAACTTCATGCGCGCGTCTTCGAACGCCTCGAAGCCGCACTCGTAGGGAGAGAGTTTCT
This genomic window from Betaproteobacteria bacterium contains:
- a CDS encoding NADH-quinone oxidoreductase subunit A, whose protein sequence is MLENYFPVLLFVLVGLAVGVGPMMMGSGISRLLGVHRPDSEKLSPYECGFEAFEDARMKFDVRYYLVAILFILFDLEIAFLFPWAVVLDEIGMFGFVAMMIFLGILVVGFIYEWKKGALEWE